A genomic region of Arachis stenosperma cultivar V10309 chromosome 9, arast.V10309.gnm1.PFL2, whole genome shotgun sequence contains the following coding sequences:
- the LOC130951158 gene encoding uncharacterized protein LOC130951158, producing MGHGGVPIYLYVIAFFCTCGAIALSLLHIYRHLLNYTEPTFQRYIVRIVFMVPVYALMSFLALVIPMGSIYFDSIREGYEAWVIYNFLSLCLAWVGGPGAVVLSLSGRILKPSWFLMTCCLPPLPLDGRFIRKCKQGCLQFVILKPILVVLTLILYEKGKYKDGNFSPTQSYLYLTIIYTISYTVALYALALFYVACRDLLQPFNPVPKFIIIKSVVFLTYWQGVLVFLAAKSGFIKDADEAAQLQNIIICVEMLLAALGHFYAFPYKEYAGANIGASRGLSASLAHALMLNDFYHDTVHQFAPTYHDYVLYNHDGDEGPRKYRSRTFVPIGPEMESVRRNKPNIASKSDDARLSGFSSDSNSPKDSGPNSGASHSGAAKSSLLVDTSNSISVPYDFTLIDLDGPSYPSANKSGNR from the exons ATGGGGCATGGAGGGGTTCCGATTTACTTATACGTCATCGCTTTCTTCTGCACATGCGGAGCTATTGCGTTGTCGCTTCTTCACATTTATAGGCACCTTCTCAATTACACCGAGCCCACTTTTCAGCGCTACATTGTTCGCATCGTCTTTATGGTTCCG GTTTATGCGCTGATGTCATTCTTGGCTCTTGTTATACCTATGGGCTCAATCTATTTTGATTCCATCCGGGAAGG ATATGAAGCTTGGgttatttataattttctaTCGTTGTGCCTTGCATGGGTTGGTGGTCCTGGGGCGGTGGTCCTAAGTTTAAGTGGTCGGATTCTAAAGCCATCATGGTTTCTTATGACTTGTTGCTTGCCTCCTCTACCACTGGATGG GCGTTTTATACGGAAATGCAAGCAAGGCTGTTTGCAGTTTGTGATTTTGAAGCCCATTTTAGTTGTTCTTACACTCATACTTTACGAAAAGGGGAAATATAAGGATGGCAATTTCAGTCCAACTCAGTCGTACTTGTATCTTACAATCATATATACAATTTCATACACAGTGGCGCTGTATGCTCTTGCTTTGTTCTATGTGGCATGCAGGGATCTGCTTCAGCCATTCAACCCAGTACCAAAGTTTATCATAATAAAATCTGTTGTGTTCCTGACTTATTGGCAG GGTGTCTTGGTCTTTCTTGCTGCAAAGTCGGGATTCATCAAGGATGCAGATGAAGCTGCTCAACTTCAAAATATTATCATTTGTGTCGAGATGCTTCTTGCTGCTCTTGGGCACTTCTATGCATTCCCCTACAAAGAATATGCCGGTGCTAACATAGGTGCATCCCGTGGTTTGTCAGCTAGCCTCGCACATGCTTTGATGTTAAATGACTTCTACCATGACACGGTCCACCAG TTTGCACCAACGTATCATGATTACGTTCTCTATAACCATGATGGTGACGAGGGACCTAGGAAGTATCGATCCCGAACCTTTGTTCCAATTGGTCCAGAGATGGAAAGTGTTAGAAGAAACAAGCCCAACATTGCAAGTAAGTCTGATGATGCACGGCTCTCAGGTTTCTCGTCCGATAGCAACAGTCCCAAAGATTCTGGTCCCAATTCTGGTGCTTCACATTCTGGTGCTGCAAAATCTTCCTTGCTTGTTGATACGTCAAATTCTATATCTGTGCCATACGATTTTACGCTAATTGACTTGGATGGACCCAGTTACCCCTCAGCTAATAAATCTGGTAATAGGTGA